In Syntrophobacterales bacterium, a genomic segment contains:
- the asnB gene encoding asparagine synthase (glutamine-hydrolyzing): protein MCGICGKIDFSGSRVDEGLLRRMHERLAHRGPDDAGIHLSHHEGVSCGLGHRRLSIIDLSAAGRQPMANEDKSLWMVFNGEIYNFAELREELKGKGHHFSSRTDSEVILHLFEEEGAAGISRLSGMFAFALWSETTKTLVLARDGVGIKPLVYYWDGKRLLFASELRALLADYDVQTEIDLESLDIYLSLNYIPAPYTIFKHIRKLRPGYTLSVCDGKLKERTFWDVSARGDETAKDKNSNQCGKSPRGLADENNRLRDFPGIEQTLFRTLEESVRSQMVADVPLGAFLSGGIDSSVIVGLMARNSARPIKTYSIGFSDMPMFDETSYAREVASFHHTDHHEIKLSSREMIGAVPEILAGLDEPFGDSSAVPTWIVARETVRDVKVALSGDGGDELFAGYRMYKGENWFKRYRFIPRLIRDGLLEPLAMRLPESRDTRVGELARRAKKFLRGAKGSLAERFFAWNELFNEDSKNALLKEGWGVKKSPASGIFAAALARPQTDALNRMLYADFKVSLPGDMLWKVDKMSMAHALEVRVPLLDQRFCELAFRIGGDWKIRHGQGKYIFIKVFRDILPKRLHNRPKWGFEMPIARWLKTDLKYLISEHLSQDTIEQQGIFNYPEIEKMVADLLESRRDAAWKLWNLIVFQAWYASLRR from the coding sequence TGGACGAAGGTTTGCTGCGACGGATGCATGAACGGCTGGCCCATCGCGGGCCGGATGATGCAGGCATTCATTTGAGCCATCACGAGGGAGTCAGTTGCGGCCTTGGCCACAGGCGGCTCAGCATCATAGATCTCTCCGCGGCGGGAAGGCAGCCGATGGCCAACGAGGACAAGAGCCTCTGGATGGTCTTCAACGGGGAGATTTACAATTTCGCGGAGTTGCGGGAGGAGTTAAAGGGGAAAGGGCACCACTTCTCGTCGCGCACTGACAGCGAGGTAATTCTGCACCTGTTTGAGGAGGAAGGCGCGGCAGGAATATCGCGTCTTTCCGGAATGTTCGCCTTTGCCCTCTGGTCGGAGACGACAAAAACGCTTGTTCTGGCCCGTGATGGCGTCGGGATAAAGCCGCTTGTCTATTACTGGGACGGGAAGCGGCTGCTCTTTGCCTCGGAACTACGGGCATTGCTGGCCGATTACGATGTGCAGACGGAGATTGATCTGGAGTCGCTCGATATTTACTTGAGCCTGAACTACATCCCGGCCCCTTACACCATTTTTAAGCATATCCGTAAACTTAGGCCAGGTTACACGCTGAGCGTTTGCGACGGGAAGCTCAAAGAGAGGACATTTTGGGATGTTTCGGCAAGGGGCGATGAGACTGCAAAAGACAAAAACAGCAACCAGTGCGGCAAATCCCCACGGGGGCTTGCTGATGAAAATAACCGGCTGCGCGATTTCCCCGGGATAGAACAGACGCTCTTCCGGACATTGGAGGAATCGGTCCGCTCACAGATGGTCGCCGACGTGCCGCTCGGGGCGTTTCTGAGCGGCGGGATAGATTCAAGCGTGATCGTCGGGCTGATGGCCCGCAACTCCGCCCGCCCGATCAAGACCTATTCGATCGGCTTTTCCGATATGCCGATGTTCGACGAAACCTCCTACGCCCGCGAGGTTGCCTCGTTTCATCACACCGATCACCATGAAATAAAACTGAGTTCCCGGGAGATGATCGGCGCCGTTCCGGAAATCCTGGCCGGCTTGGACGAGCCGTTCGGCGACTCCTCAGCTGTGCCGACCTGGATCGTCGCTCGGGAAACGGTGCGGGACGTTAAGGTGGCGCTCTCCGGCGATGGCGGAGACGAGCTTTTTGCCGGCTATCGGATGTACAAGGGGGAAAATTGGTTCAAGCGCTACAGATTTATTCCACGTCTGATCCGGGACGGCCTGCTGGAACCGCTGGCGATGAGGCTGCCCGAATCCCGCGACACCCGTGTCGGAGAGCTGGCAAGAAGGGCAAAAAAGTTCCTGCGCGGCGCGAAAGGATCGCTCGCGGAGCGGTTTTTTGCCTGGAACGAGCTTTTTAATGAGGACAGCAAAAACGCGCTCTTGAAGGAGGGCTGGGGCGTAAAAAAGTCGCCAGCGTCGGGGATCTTCGCTGCTGCGCTTGCCCGCCCGCAAACCGACGCGCTCAATCGGATGCTCTACGCCGATTTCAAGGTCTCGCTTCCCGGCGATATGCTCTGGAAGGTGGACAAGATGAGCATGGCCCACGCCCTCGAAGTCCGCGTCCCGCTGCTCGACCAACGTTTCTGCGAGCTGGCCTTCCGGATCGGGGGCGACTGGAAAATCCGCCACGGGCAGGGCAAGTACATCTTTATCAAGGTCTTCCGGGATATCCTGCCTAAGCGGCTGCACAACCGGCCCAAGTGGGGCTTCGAGATGCCGATTGCCCGTTGGCTGAAGACAGACCTCAAGTATCTTATTTCAGAGCATCTTTCGCAGGATACGATCGAGCAGCAGGGCATCTTCAACTATCCGGAAATTGAAAAAATGGTTGCTGATTTGCTGGAAAGCAGGCGGGATGCCGCCTGGAAACTCTGGAATCTGATCGTCTTTCAGGCATGGTATGCATCCCTCCGGAGATAA
- a CDS encoding glycosyltransferase family 4 protein has product MHPSGDKIKVIHIITRFDKGGSAENTFLTVCGLDKERYQVALVTGTLSGTNSNDPENIAIAANIAELKANGVRLIFVPSLVRELNPVADLRAFLSLCKIIRREKPDIVHTHTSKAGMLGRWAARLCRVPAVIHTPHGHVFWGYFNPAKTRLFIMLERWTARITDALIMLTPQELQDHLGWGIAPREKFTVIHSGVNLKKFSSAQSRSDRKRAISEVPENMVVIGTVGRLTAIKGQDVLIRAFAELKQAGEDVFLVLLGEGERRGELEEMARHLQISDSVMFLGWRPEVAAVMASFDIFCLPSLNEGMGKVIVEAMAMGLPVVASNVGGIKDLVRKGENGLLVPPGDATALAKALSLLCSAPQERRRMGDAGRLLAPSYSSEAMIKKVDRLYEGGNCSSY; this is encoded by the coding sequence ATGCATCCCTCCGGAGATAAGATTAAAGTAATCCATATCATAACCCGTTTTGACAAGGGCGGGTCAGCGGAAAACACCTTTTTGACGGTATGTGGCCTCGATAAGGAGCGCTATCAGGTTGCTCTTGTGACCGGCACGCTTTCCGGAACAAACAGTAATGATCCCGAGAACATTGCTATAGCGGCGAATATCGCGGAGCTTAAGGCAAACGGGGTGCGCCTGATTTTCGTTCCTTCTCTGGTGCGGGAGTTGAACCCCGTTGCGGATTTGCGTGCATTTTTGTCTCTCTGCAAGATTATCCGGCGTGAAAAACCTGATATCGTCCACACCCACACCTCGAAGGCAGGGATGCTGGGACGGTGGGCTGCGCGGCTCTGCCGCGTTCCTGCGGTCATCCATACCCCCCACGGCCATGTCTTTTGGGGTTATTTCAACCCCGCGAAAACCCGGCTGTTTATCATGCTGGAGAGGTGGACTGCCCGAATAACCGACGCGCTTATCATGCTGACGCCGCAGGAGCTGCAGGATCATCTTGGTTGGGGAATAGCGCCAAGAGAAAAATTCACCGTCATCCACAGCGGCGTTAATCTGAAAAAATTCAGCTCCGCTCAATCACGTTCCGACAGGAAGAGAGCGATATCGGAAGTTCCTGAAAATATGGTAGTTATCGGCACAGTTGGCCGCCTGACCGCGATCAAGGGGCAGGATGTTTTGATCCGGGCGTTTGCCGAACTCAAGCAGGCAGGGGAAGATGTATTTCTTGTCCTGCTTGGCGAAGGGGAGAGGCGAGGCGAGTTGGAAGAGATGGCGCGCCACTTGCAAATATCTGATAGTGTCATGTTTTTAGGATGGCGTCCCGAGGTTGCTGCCGTTATGGCCTCCTTTGACATTTTCTGTCTGCCTTCCCTGAATGAGGGAATGGGCAAGGTTATCGTCGAGGCGATGGCTATGGGGCTGCCGGTTGTGGCAAGCAACGTTGGCGGGATAAAAGACCTTGTGCGCAAGGGAGAAAACGGGCTGCTTGTGCCTCCCGGGGATGCGACCGCTCTGGCGAAGGCGCTTTCCCTGCTTTGCTCTGCCCCGCAAGAACGGCGCCGGATGGGCGATGCCGGGCGCCTGCTAGCCCCTTCCTACAGCTCGGAGGCGATGATAAAAAAGGTTGACCGTTTATATGAGGGCGGTAATTGCAGTAGTTACTAA
- a CDS encoding WbqC family protein has product MMVAVHQPQYLPWLGYFDKIAAADVFVLLDNVQFKKNEWQNRNRIKTAAGPQWLTVPVRYKFPERINEVSVNNQEHWGNKHRQAIVTNYRKAPCWNEISTILEPIFAGSWESISQLNIFTVKLLAKTLGIATPLYVASELPPFPEDPDLRLIAIAKHFAADTYLAGKGGIDYMNLACFRENGVRVKFQQYNHPVYRQLFNGFEPFMSVVDLLFNYGEDSLKILRG; this is encoded by the coding sequence ATGATGGTTGCCGTTCATCAGCCTCAATACCTTCCCTGGCTTGGCTATTTCGACAAGATTGCCGCTGCGGATGTTTTTGTCCTGCTGGACAACGTCCAGTTCAAGAAAAACGAATGGCAGAACCGCAACCGGATCAAGACCGCCGCGGGCCCGCAGTGGCTCACCGTGCCCGTCCGCTACAAATTCCCGGAGAGGATCAACGAGGTATCGGTAAACAACCAGGAACACTGGGGGAATAAGCACCGTCAGGCCATTGTTACCAATTACCGCAAAGCCCCCTGCTGGAACGAGATTTCAACTATCTTGGAGCCAATCTTTGCGGGGAGCTGGGAGAGCATCTCCCAGTTGAATATATTTACCGTCAAACTTCTGGCCAAAACGCTGGGAATAGCAACCCCTCTTTATGTCGCATCGGAGCTTCCCCCCTTTCCGGAGGATCCGGACTTGCGTCTGATTGCCATTGCAAAACACTTCGCAGCGGATACATATCTTGCCGGAAAGGGGGGAATAGACTATATGAACCTCGCCTGTTTCCGAGAAAATGGGGTCAGGGTAAAATTTCAGCAGTACAATCACCCTGTTTACCGACAGTTGTTTAATGGTTTTGAGCCGTTCATGTCTGTTGTCGATCTGCTTTTCAATTACGGTGAAGATAGTTTAAAAATACTGAGAGGATGA
- a CDS encoding PIG-L family deacetylase — protein sequence MKILAIGSHPDDIEAGCAGTLAKYAKNGHDIYMLVMTEGSMGGEGAVRRAEQKNAAGIISAKELLWGGYEDTQLTSQMNNLVQDIEDVIKRIAPDFIFVHYGEDTHQDHRTLAKATISATRYIRNVLFYEGPTTQNFCPSVFVDIQETVGKKLEALLAHNSQVTRTNIGGLSIKKIVHSTAVFRGIQGRVLFAEAFVPLRMFI from the coding sequence ATGAAAATACTGGCAATAGGTTCCCATCCGGACGATATCGAGGCTGGATGTGCGGGAACACTGGCTAAATACGCAAAAAACGGCCACGATATCTACATGCTTGTCATGACTGAAGGAAGCATGGGGGGCGAAGGAGCGGTAAGAAGGGCAGAACAGAAAAACGCGGCGGGAATAATCTCAGCCAAAGAGCTGCTCTGGGGTGGTTACGAGGACACGCAATTGACCTCGCAGATGAACAATCTTGTCCAGGACATCGAGGATGTAATAAAGAGGATCGCGCCCGACTTTATCTTTGTTCATTACGGCGAAGACACGCACCAGGATCACCGCACCCTTGCCAAGGCGACAATATCTGCCACCCGTTACATCCGGAATGTTCTTTTCTACGAGGGACCGACAACGCAAAATTTTTGCCCTTCCGTATTTGTCGATATTCAAGAGACAGTCGGAAAAAAACTGGAGGCGCTCCTTGCCCACAACTCCCAGGTAACAAGGACAAACATCGGGGGATTGTCGATAAAAAAAATTGTTCATTCCACCGCCGTCTTTAGGGGCATCCAGGGGCGGGTTCTGTTTGCGGAGGCTTTTGTCCCCCTGCGTATGTTCATATAA
- a CDS encoding DegT/DnrJ/EryC1/StrS family aminotransferase, whose translation MMKEIPHSRPTIDDAEIAAVSAVLRSQNIAQGKQVALFEEALSRLIGVREAVATSSGTASLHLALFALDVGENDEVVIPSFVCTALLNAVRLVRAVPVIADINSNSFNIDVHDIRRCLTKRTKAVIVPHMFGMPADIREIVSLGVPVIEDCAQSLGSRSGQSYTGSFGVLSVFSFYATKVICTGEGGMVVGSDSRLLAKIRDFRDYDEKSDWALRYNYKLTDMQAAMGMTQLAKLPGMIRRRREIAALYDENLRECPVILPTCPPEKEHIYFRYVLRTGKSREVLDGCRQKGVSCRRPVFEPLHHCGINAACPEAEAAFRESVSIPIYPSLGDTEAVMISETIREILS comes from the coding sequence ATGATGAAAGAGATCCCTCACTCGCGGCCGACTATAGACGATGCGGAGATCGCCGCCGTTTCCGCTGTGCTCAGATCGCAAAATATCGCGCAGGGAAAGCAGGTTGCCCTGTTTGAAGAGGCCCTCTCGCGGCTGATCGGCGTGCGGGAGGCAGTGGCGACCTCCTCCGGCACGGCCTCCCTCCATCTTGCCCTTTTTGCTTTGGATGTTGGCGAGAATGATGAAGTCGTGATCCCCTCCTTTGTCTGCACGGCGCTTTTAAACGCCGTGCGGCTTGTCCGGGCTGTTCCTGTTATTGCCGATATAAACAGTAACTCTTTCAATATCGATGTCCACGATATCAGGCGCTGTTTGACGAAAAGAACCAAGGCTGTCATCGTCCCCCATATGTTCGGTATGCCGGCGGATATACGCGAGATAGTCTCGCTTGGCGTTCCCGTCATCGAGGACTGCGCCCAGTCCCTGGGGAGCAGATCCGGCCAAAGCTACACCGGAAGCTTCGGGGTTCTGTCGGTCTTTTCGTTTTATGCCACGAAGGTCATCTGCACCGGCGAAGGGGGAATGGTCGTCGGCAGCGATTCCCGGTTGCTGGCGAAAATCAGGGATTTCCGCGATTACGACGAAAAGAGCGACTGGGCTTTGCGTTACAACTACAAGCTTACGGATATGCAGGCGGCGATGGGCATGACGCAGCTTGCCAAACTGCCAGGGATGATCAGGCGCCGACGGGAGATCGCCGCCCTGTACGATGAAAACCTGCGAGAGTGTCCCGTCATACTGCCCACCTGTCCACCGGAAAAAGAGCATATTTACTTCCGTTACGTCCTGAGAACGGGAAAAAGCCGGGAAGTATTGGATGGCTGCCGGCAAAAGGGCGTCTCGTGTCGCCGACCGGTTTTTGAGCCTCTCCATCACTGCGGGATCAATGCAGCCTGCCCGGAGGCGGAGGCCGCCTTCAGGGAATCGGTATCCATCCCCATTTATCCATCTCTTGGCGACACAGAGGCGGTAATGATAAGTGAAACGATCCGGGAAATTTTGAGTTGA
- a CDS encoding undecaprenyl/decaprenyl-phosphate alpha-N-acetylglucosaminyl 1-phosphate transferase yields MVLGKYFQRFLFLRIFWGCCLLIFTLLLLPAVRELFFGSLGRWLYIFLMALSTSAILTPVMMSVAKKLNIVDTPGGRKIHARVTPLLGGAAIIIAFISSLAANMILDGRDIALIAGGTFVAIVGLIDDWKNVRAFYKLLIQVVVVMLLIRSGIILDLFPIKTTWGYLLNALFSIIWIVGITNAMNFIDGMDGLATGVSAIISLFLALVAYQTNQPFMGWIAIAMLGSCLGFFPFNFGFKRSASIFLGDAGSTFFGFILSALAIKAAWADNNPIVSFATPVLIFWVLIYDMAYISIERILTGKVRNFPEWIDYAGTDHIHHRIFAIFNDKRKAVFFIFFLCFTLGISAITLRGASAFEGVLTVIQAFFITVLVSILEYFGNHYKRGDQRRKIN; encoded by the coding sequence ATGGTTCTGGGTAAATATTTCCAGAGGTTCTTATTCCTGCGGATATTTTGGGGTTGCTGCCTGCTCATTTTTACACTCCTTCTTCTTCCTGCCGTCCGCGAGCTGTTTTTCGGCAGCCTTGGCCGCTGGCTTTACATCTTCCTGATGGCCCTCTCTACGTCGGCCATTCTAACCCCGGTCATGATGAGCGTCGCCAAAAAACTTAATATCGTTGATACCCCCGGAGGACGAAAAATCCACGCCCGGGTGACGCCGCTGCTCGGGGGAGCGGCGATCATCATTGCCTTTATATCCTCCCTGGCGGCAAATATGATTCTCGACGGCCGGGATATCGCGCTGATTGCCGGCGGAACTTTCGTGGCAATTGTCGGCCTGATCGACGACTGGAAGAATGTCCGCGCCTTCTACAAGCTCCTGATTCAGGTGGTAGTTGTCATGCTGCTTATCCGCAGCGGGATTATCCTCGATCTTTTCCCGATCAAGACAACGTGGGGCTATCTGCTGAACGCCCTTTTTTCCATAATCTGGATCGTGGGGATCACAAACGCGATGAATTTTATCGACGGGATGGATGGTCTGGCAACGGGTGTCAGCGCGATAATTTCGCTTTTTCTCGCCCTGGTGGCGTATCAGACCAATCAGCCCTTCATGGGCTGGATCGCCATTGCGATGCTGGGGAGTTGTCTCGGTTTTTTCCCGTTCAATTTCGGCTTTAAAAGGTCGGCGAGCATTTTTCTGGGCGACGCCGGAAGCACCTTTTTCGGTTTTATCCTCTCCGCTTTGGCCATCAAGGCCGCCTGGGCCGACAACAACCCGATTGTTTCTTTCGCCACGCCAGTGCTTATTTTCTGGGTTTTGATCTACGACATGGCCTATATCTCGATAGAAAGGATCTTGACCGGCAAGGTGAGAAACTTCCCGGAATGGATTGACTATGCCGGAACTGACCACATCCATCACCGTATTTTCGCTATCTTTAATGACAAAAGAAAGGCCGTCTTTTTCATATTTTTTCTCTGCTTCACCCTCGGAATCAGCGCCATTACCCTGCGTGGGGCGAGCGCCTTCGAGGGTGTCCTGACGGTCATCCAGGCGTTTTTTATCACCGTCCTGGTCTCAATCCTCGAATATTTCGGCAATCATTACAAAAGAGGCGATCAACGAAGGAAGATAAATTAG
- a CDS encoding IS5 family transposase, which yields MGYKRADNNMTFAEMSLLSSMEHNRSLKRLEKISQLIDWSQVREILDAHYTVGTSREGADAYSPVMLLKALLLQQWYHIDSDPELENQINDRVSFKKFIGLSFDKQSPDHSTFSRFRGRLSKDAMININSVVLQQFAKKGFVINEGVAVDARLVQSASHPISKEEIKKELEKRETPEGKLDKNGKPLKFSRDMESDWVIKNEKPHYGFKEHASVDTKHGLVLATELTPASVSDSIYLPFIVASSCHTEEPIEKVYADKGYYGKPNRDFLAMNYIEDGIMRKDTKSTKLTTTETERNKKLSKKRYIVEQYFGISHLHYGAFRARFTRMVKNALDNLFRQMAFNLFRGNQIIGTVKI from the coding sequence ATGGGATATAAACGTGCAGATAACAATATGACCTTCGCCGAAATGTCGCTTTTGAGTTCCATGGAACATAACCGCAGCCTCAAAAGGCTTGAAAAGATAAGCCAACTTATCGACTGGTCGCAGGTGCGGGAGATTCTGGATGCTCATTATACCGTCGGCACCAGCCGGGAAGGCGCCGATGCCTACTCCCCGGTGATGCTCCTTAAAGCTCTTTTGCTTCAGCAGTGGTATCATATAGATTCCGATCCGGAGTTGGAAAACCAGATCAACGACCGTGTCTCCTTCAAGAAATTCATTGGCTTGTCCTTTGACAAGCAGTCCCCTGACCATTCGACCTTCTCCCGTTTTCGGGGTCGTCTTTCCAAGGATGCGATGATCAACATCAACAGTGTTGTTCTCCAGCAGTTCGCTAAAAAGGGTTTTGTGATCAATGAAGGGGTAGCCGTTGACGCCCGCCTGGTACAGTCCGCCAGCCATCCGATCAGCAAAGAGGAGATCAAAAAGGAACTGGAAAAAAGAGAAACTCCGGAAGGGAAACTGGATAAAAATGGCAAACCGCTTAAATTCTCCAGAGATATGGAGTCGGACTGGGTAATCAAGAACGAAAAGCCTCATTACGGATTTAAGGAGCATGCGAGCGTTGACACCAAACACGGTTTGGTCCTTGCCACGGAACTGACACCGGCCTCGGTGAGCGACAGCATCTACCTTCCCTTTATCGTTGCCTCCAGTTGTCATACCGAAGAGCCAATCGAGAAGGTGTATGCCGACAAGGGATATTATGGGAAGCCGAATCGAGACTTTCTGGCGATGAATTACATAGAAGACGGCATTATGCGGAAAGACACAAAGTCAACAAAATTAACTACTACAGAGACAGAGCGGAATAAAAAGCTGTCCAAGAAGCGGTACATTGTGGAGCAATACTTCGGGATCAGCCACCTGCACTACGGGGCCTTCCGGGCGAGGTTTACCAGGATGGTCAAAAATGCATTGGACAACCTGTTCAGACAAATGGCTTTTAATCTGTTCCGAGGGAACCAGATCATCGGGACGGTGAAAATATAG
- a CDS encoding MTH1187 family thiamine-binding protein: MSVLIHFSIFPTDKGTSVSPYVARSLRIIRESGLPYKLGPMSTALEGEWDEVMKVVERCFQELQKDAERIYMTLQMDYRAGAENRIEGKIKSVEDKI, from the coding sequence ATGAGCGTACTGATCCATTTTTCGATATTCCCCACCGACAAGGGGACAAGCGTCAGCCCCTATGTGGCCAGGTCGCTCCGCATTATCAGGGAAAGCGGCCTACCCTACAAGCTGGGGCCGATGAGCACGGCGCTTGAAGGGGAATGGGATGAGGTGATGAAGGTTGTCGAGAGATGCTTTCAGGAACTGCAGAAGGATGCGGAGCGAATATATATGACGCTCCAGATGGACTACCGGGCGGGGGCTGAAAACAGGATTGAAGGGAAGATAAAATCAGTGGAGGATAAGATATAA
- a CDS encoding redoxin family protein yields MVKMMTWKRSACTAIMIAVIFLIANNALSLQAPASADKAPDFILQDTNGKTFRLGDYKGKKPVMIIFSTTWCPTCISEVPYFKSLHAIYGKQGLEIVNVDVQESKAKASKFSTRHNLPYRVLTDESGIVSRFYGIRGVPSLVLVDKKGRIVCRECTQIEPYLEAVLKNK; encoded by the coding sequence ATGGTTAAAATGATGACCTGGAAACGGTCGGCTTGCACGGCAATAATGATTGCCGTGATTTTTCTGATCGCAAACAACGCACTTTCCCTGCAGGCGCCCGCCAGCGCTGACAAGGCCCCGGATTTCATCCTCCAGGATACGAACGGCAAAACATTTCGTCTGGGCGATTACAAGGGCAAGAAGCCGGTTATGATTATCTTCAGCACAACCTGGTGCCCCACCTGCATAAGCGAGGTCCCTTATTTCAAATCCCTGCACGCGATATACGGGAAGCAGGGGCTGGAAATCGTGAATGTGGACGTCCAGGAATCAAAGGCAAAAGCGTCAAAATTTTCCACTCGTCATAATCTCCCCTACCGCGTGCTTACGGACGAATCGGGGATAGTGAGCAGATTTTACGGAATCAGGGGAGTTCCTTCCCTGGTGCTGGTTGACAAGAAGGGTCGTATTGTCTGCCGCGAATGCACACAGATCGAGCCCTATCTTGAGGCAGTCCTGAAAAATAAATAG